The Prosthecobacter sp. genome window below encodes:
- a CDS encoding DUF3592 domain-containing protein encodes MPRWLDDCKKILTHVLRLFRTVAEFNSIHMDKPTQIKLVAVIAILAGPFLAIQGYNTKQSLAELEKDGITVEGVIDGGESSSGRRRSSSYSFDVSFSPQTGVPQKKPFKVTSGFFKAHVSGDTISDPKVQVRYLPTNTDTAILVGGSTDNSWTFLVGIAACLGGLLTAIYMFVIYKPASAQAEHA; translated from the coding sequence TTGCCGCGCTGGCTCGATGACTGCAAAAAAATATTGACGCATGTTCTCCGTCTTTTTAGAACGGTGGCCGAATTCAATTCAATACATATGGATAAACCTACGCAAATCAAACTCGTCGCCGTCATCGCTATCCTTGCAGGCCCCTTCCTGGCAATTCAAGGCTACAACACCAAGCAAAGCCTCGCCGAACTGGAAAAAGATGGCATTACCGTCGAAGGAGTCATTGATGGAGGCGAATCCAGCAGCGGACGCCGTCGCTCGTCGAGCTACAGTTTCGATGTGAGCTTTTCTCCGCAGACCGGAGTTCCCCAGAAGAAACCCTTCAAGGTTACCAGCGGCTTCTTCAAAGCCCATGTCTCTGGCGACACCATCAGCGATCCCAAAGTTCAAGTGCGCTACCTGCCGACGAACACTGACACCGCCATCCTGGTTGGCGGCTCCACGGACAATTCCTGGACATTCCTGGTGGGGATTGCGGCCTGTCTTGGCGGCCTGCTCACCGCCATCTACATGTTCGTCATTTACAAACCTGCATCCGCCCAGGCTGAACACGCCTGA
- a CDS encoding Gfo/Idh/MocA family oxidoreductase, translating to MSKQWRIAGINFDHFHMGDLLRQTFEHPNAEIVGICDEQPERLVDATRNFSLGEGQVFTDYRACMEQTKPDIVILCPAASKHGEWVKRIAPFGTHIIMEKPFAGSLDEADAMIAAMQPHDKLLTVNWPLVWDAGQQTAHRLIQEGVIGEVREFHHHGGNRGPLYHGADKIEKEPSAADKAASWFYSKAQGGGSLLDYMGYGTTLGTWHLGGKAPLEVTGVWDEPVGLEVDEHAVAVIRYSFGLSKSETRWGTFTDPWTFQPQPKCGFVLKGTDGTISCYDYEPTVRVQTRAKPEGFDVAVDPVLAPNRNPVEHVIHHLETGAPLIGPLRLDISRIGQQIVDTAFQSAQEKRTLKLVG from the coding sequence ATGAGCAAACAATGGCGCATCGCAGGCATTAACTTCGACCACTTTCACATGGGTGACCTGCTGCGGCAGACCTTCGAGCATCCCAACGCCGAGATCGTGGGCATCTGCGATGAACAGCCGGAGCGGCTGGTGGATGCCACGCGGAATTTCAGCCTCGGCGAAGGGCAGGTGTTCACCGATTACCGGGCCTGCATGGAACAGACCAAGCCGGACATCGTCATCCTTTGTCCTGCGGCCTCGAAGCATGGCGAGTGGGTGAAAAGGATCGCCCCATTCGGCACGCACATCATCATGGAGAAACCCTTCGCCGGATCGCTGGACGAGGCGGATGCGATGATCGCCGCCATGCAGCCGCATGACAAGCTGCTCACGGTGAACTGGCCGCTGGTGTGGGATGCCGGGCAGCAGACGGCGCATCGTTTGATTCAGGAAGGCGTCATCGGCGAGGTGCGCGAGTTTCACCATCACGGCGGCAATCGTGGCCCGCTCTACCACGGTGCCGACAAGATCGAAAAGGAACCCAGTGCCGCCGACAAGGCCGCGAGCTGGTTTTATAGCAAGGCGCAGGGCGGGGGATCGCTGCTCGATTACATGGGCTACGGCACCACGCTGGGCACCTGGCATCTCGGTGGCAAGGCCCCGCTCGAAGTCACCGGCGTCTGGGACGAACCCGTCGGACTGGAGGTCGATGAACATGCCGTGGCCGTGATCCGTTACAGCTTCGGTTTGAGCAAAAGCGAGACGCGCTGGGGCACCTTCACGGATCCCTGGACCTTCCAGCCGCAGCCGAAGTGCGGTTTCGTCCTCAAAGGCACCGACGGCACGATTTCCTGCTACGATTACGAGCCGACCGTGCGCGTCCAGACCCGCGCCAAGCCCGAAGGCTTCGACGTGGCCGTCGATCCCGTTCTCGCGCCGAACCGCAACCCGGTCGAGCACGTCATTCACCACCTTGAAACCGGCGCACCGCTCATCGGTCCGCTCCGCCTCGACATCTCCCGCATTGGTCAGCAGATCGTCGATACGGCGTTTCAGAGCGCGCAGGAGAAGCGGACGCTCAAGCTGGTGGGGTGA
- a CDS encoding type II toxin-antitoxin system RelE/ParE family toxin: MKVVYSEHFQAELCCITGRYSTEDKALGRRFVQTVETATLEIQADPLRWRIFDGRVRRCLVPRFPYIIYYLVEDDLLYFGALLHSARHPETYRTSFTDL, from the coding sequence ATGAAGGTGGTTTATTCGGAGCACTTCCAGGCGGAGCTGTGCTGTATCACCGGACGCTACAGCACCGAGGACAAGGCACTTGGCCGACGTTTCGTTCAAACGGTCGAAACTGCGACCTTGGAGATTCAGGCGGATCCGCTGCGCTGGCGGATCTTTGATGGCCGCGTACGTCGCTGCCTCGTTCCCCGCTTCCCGTACATCATCTATTATTTGGTGGAGGACGATCTGCTCTACTTCGGGGCCTTGCTGCACAGCGCTCGGCACCCGGAGACCTATCGCACGTCGTTCACGGATCTGTAG
- a CDS encoding PEP-CTERM sorting domain-containing protein (PEP-CTERM proteins occur, often in large numbers, in the proteomes of bacteria that also encode an exosortase, a predicted intramembrane cysteine proteinase. The presence of a PEP-CTERM domain at a protein's C-terminus predicts cleavage within the sorting domain, followed by covalent anchoring to some some component of the (usually Gram-negative) cell surface. Many PEP-CTERM proteins exhibit an unusual sequence composition that includes large numbers of potential glycosylation sites. Expression of one such protein has been shown restore the ability of a bacterium to form floc, a type of biofilm.), translated as MKTRFHALVATLLLSCPVLTLGSSGSLADVLVLYNFNQLANDWDSNIPDYCAPCVWTTDLALNTLNQGLHTGGPDGSKFRCFEGWDFVYDYSLARTDLSQAVNTLSYDVFVRADAMADISGVSLDWQRPGHSSADAIQASIFWEDSAGAVQHRTSGPVLLGGTGSWNSLDLDFSAGSSALPTGLDTSGKQFHVELYAWGKDGDALYLDNIVLKGLCAPIPEPGGALLIAAAGMAFLLRRRVRG; from the coding sequence ATGAAAACAAGATTCCATGCACTTGTTGCCACTCTACTGCTTTCGTGCCCGGTTCTGACGCTGGGTTCATCGGGTTCTTTGGCTGATGTCCTCGTTCTGTATAACTTCAACCAGCTCGCCAATGATTGGGACTCGAACATCCCTGACTACTGTGCCCCGTGTGTTTGGACCACCGACCTGGCACTCAACACCTTGAATCAAGGCCTGCACACTGGCGGGCCTGATGGATCCAAGTTCCGCTGCTTTGAGGGGTGGGATTTTGTCTATGATTATTCGCTGGCGCGGACTGACTTGTCCCAAGCGGTGAATACTCTTTCCTATGATGTTTTTGTCAGAGCAGATGCGATGGCCGACATCTCCGGAGTTTCGCTGGACTGGCAGCGACCTGGTCATTCCTCGGCTGACGCCATTCAGGCTTCCATTTTCTGGGAGGATTCCGCAGGAGCCGTCCAGCATCGTACCTCGGGACCGGTGCTGTTGGGCGGCACTGGCAGTTGGAACTCTTTGGATCTGGATTTTTCAGCGGGCTCCAGTGCCCTGCCAACGGGGCTCGACACATCGGGCAAGCAGTTTCATGTCGAACTGTATGCTTGGGGAAAAGATGGCGACGCGCTTTACCTCGACAATATTGTACTCAAGGGATTGTGCGCTCCCATTCCTGAGCCCGGGGGGGCCTTGCTGATCGCGGCGGCAGGCATGGCGTTCCTGCTTCGTCGCAGGGTACGCGGTTAA
- a CDS encoding addiction module protein, producing the protein MATQELFAQAARLPSEERRFLAEIIWETVDADLPAQWDNDSTIATEVERRFEAFKAGRERGLSHDEVFAAAKALVA; encoded by the coding sequence ATGGCTACCCAAGAACTCTTTGCCCAAGCCGCTCGTCTTCCATCCGAGGAGCGGCGTTTCCTGGCTGAAATCATCTGGGAGACGGTGGATGCGGATTTACCTGCCCAGTGGGACAATGACTCCACCATCGCCACCGAAGTCGAGCGGCGCTTTGAGGCGTTCAAGGCCGGCCGGGAGCGTGGTTTGTCGCATGACGAGGTGTTTGCCGCTGCCAAAGCACTTGTGGCATGA